In a genomic window of Nitrospirota bacterium:
- a CDS encoding ABC transporter ATP-binding protein codes for MNESIIQTEDLHKSFAIGRDTIDVLRGINLTIARGEIVGLIGASGAGKSTLLHLLGGLDRPTTGTITVDGVRVDRLREAEIEPFRNRTVGFVFQFHHLLPEFTALENVMMPGLIRGLNHAEIRERARHILDNVGLGARLAHRPGELSGGEQQRVAIARALVLEPPVVLADEPTGNLDTHTGEEVIAVLKRQHQARGTTFLIVTHNEKLALEADRVIRMVDGRIE; via the coding sequence ATGAATGAGTCGATCATTCAGACCGAGGATCTTCACAAGTCGTTTGCGATCGGGCGCGACACCATCGACGTGCTTCGCGGCATCAACCTGACCATTGCACGCGGCGAAATCGTGGGGTTGATCGGCGCATCCGGCGCGGGCAAGAGCACCCTCCTGCACCTGCTGGGGGGATTGGACCGCCCCACCACCGGCACCATCACCGTGGACGGCGTGCGGGTGGACCGACTGCGCGAGGCGGAGATCGAGCCGTTTCGCAACCGCACGGTGGGCTTTGTCTTCCAGTTTCACCACCTGCTGCCCGAATTCACGGCGCTGGAGAACGTGATGATGCCGGGACTGATCCGAGGGCTGAATCACGCCGAGATACGCGAACGCGCGCGACACATCTTGGACAACGTGGGACTCGGCGCCAGACTGGCGCATCGGCCGGGCGAACTCTCAGGCGGAGAGCAGCAGCGGGTGGCGATCGCGCGCGCGCTCGTGCTGGAACCGCCGGTCGTGCTCGCCGACGAACCCACCGGCAACCTGGACACCCACACCGGCGAAGAGGTGATCGCGGTGCTCAAACGCCAGCATCAAGCCCGCGGCACGACCTTCCTGATCGTCACGCACAACGAAAAGCTCGCCCTGGAAGCAGATCGAGTGATCAGGATGGTCGATGGAAGGATTGAATAG